A genomic stretch from Vicia villosa cultivar HV-30 ecotype Madison, WI unplaced genomic scaffold, Vvil1.0 ctg.001262F_1_1, whole genome shotgun sequence includes:
- the LOC131634242 gene encoding non-seed lectin-like — protein MAFHLTNLPTHRLFSLVFFFLLATNINSAQPLSFNFNKLTNGNPELILQGDAHFVDGGFVALTNRKPPATTTGRALYKTPVTLWNDTTGQVASFNTSFSFVVESPEEQHCPTDGLIFFIAPLDTVIPNNSDSRYLGVVDGKNAINRFVGLEFDLYPNYFDPYMRHIGIDVNSLISLKTEKWNWVSDSLTKVTITYDSPSNELSALVTYENGEYTSIAQAVDLKTVLPNIVKIGFSATSKTGVAHNIHSWSFASDLETTISSVSDI, from the coding sequence ATGGCTTTTCATCTCACAAACCTTCCAACTCACAGACTATTCTCTCTTGTTTTCTTTTTCCTGTTGGCCACAAATATAAACTCAGCTCAACCACTTTCCTTCAATTTCAACAAACTCACCAATGGTAATCCAGAATTAATCCTTCAAGGGGACGCCCATTTTGTAGACGGTGGTTTTGTGGCACTCACCAACAGAAAACCTCCAGCTACAACCACAGGGCGTGCCTTATATAAAACACCTGTGACCCTTTGGAACGATACTACTGGCCAAGTTGCCAGCTTTAACACTTCCTTTTCGTTCGTTGTAGAATCCCCGGAGGAACAACATTGTCCAACTGATGGACTGATCTTTTTCATTGCACCCCTGGACACCGTGATTCCCAATAACTCAGACAGTAGATATCTAGGAGTAGTTGATGGTAAAAATGCAATAAATCGATTTGTTGGTTTAGAGTTTGACCTTTATCCCAATTATTTTGATCCCTATATGAGACATATTGGAATCGATGTCAACTCTTTAATTTCGCTCAAAACTGAGAAATGGAATTGGGTCAGTGATTCATTGACAAAAGTAACTATAACATATGACTCTCCTTCTAACGAGTTGAGTGCTCTTGTCACTTACGAGAATGGAGAATACACTAGCATTGCACAAGCGGTTGATTTGAAAACTGTGCTTCCCAACATTGTTAAGATTGGTTTTTCTGCTACTTCAAAAACTGGTGTAGCACACAACATTCATTCATGGTCATTCGCATCAGACTTGGAAACAACTATAAGCAGTGTCTCAGACATATGA